The following proteins are co-located in the Synchiropus splendidus isolate RoL2022-P1 chromosome 14, RoL_Sspl_1.0, whole genome shotgun sequence genome:
- the LOC128771005 gene encoding zinc-binding protein A33-like, translating into MAASPIAKGDLLCPQCTEIYVFPVRLQCGHNICKVCLKKFWDWKQTRECPVCGVMSVPTRPPINLPLKIAADHFKEESRSHAEDTCLLHNKKLEIFCHNDEEPICPACRSSRQHNVHECCSLEEAAQQKRTDISEKLDLLKKKLKEMTKTKEQWEGTKQYIKTQVQLTEREIKEEFKKLHQFLEDEEANHLKQLQQEEEVKTQVMCRKLDHIESQIKALRTVIGDTERVLAEKDLPFLWDYKTTKKGVKCNIGDPECIRDILINPAKTLGSLKFRVWKSMSTAVQYVPVTLDPNTAHPNLKFSEELTQVQFCSKQPVPDNLERCTSRVCVLAAAGYVSGKHSWTVDVGQGKNWSIGVVSESIKRKTSVFPCPLEGFWIIVQQSDSLCAQTSPLTKLVLKTSPRRISIELDYDKGKVLFSNADDSTLIHKFKDKFTERIFPYFSPGLYDEYKISHPLIICPRPLSEVDGRLGVKM; encoded by the exons ATGGCAGCGAGTCCCATCGCCAAGGGAGACTTGCTCTGCCCGCAGTGCACGGAGATTTATGTGTTCCCCGTTCGGCTTCAGTGCGGACACAACATCTGCAAGGTGTGTCTGAAgaaattctgggactggaaACAGACCAGAGAATGTCCAGTGTGCGGCGTGATGTCGGTGCCCACGAGGCCTCCCATCAATCTGCCTCTGAAGATCGCCGCGGACCACTTCAAAGAGGAGAGCAGGAGCCACGCTGAGGACACCTGTCTTCTCCACAACAAGAAGCTGGAGATCTTCTGTCACAACGACGAGGAGCCCATCTGCCCGGCGTGTCGGAGCTCGCGACAACACAACGTCCATGAATGCTGCTCACTGGAGGAGGCCGCCCAACAGAAGAGG ACTGACATTTCTGAGAAGCTGGACTTGTTAAAAAAGAAGCTCAAAGAGATGACGAAGACGAAAGAGCAGTGGGAGGGAACCAAGCAGTACATAAAG ACTCAAGTGCAGCTGACTGAGAGGGAAATTAAAGAAGAGTTCAAGAAGTTGCACCAGTtcctggaggatgaggaggcgaACCATCTGAAGCAGCTTcaacaggaggaggaagtgaagacCCAGGTGATGTGCAGGAAACTGGACCACATCGAGAGCCAGATCAAGGCCCTGAGGACCGTCATCGGTGATACGGAAAGGGTGCTTGCAGAAAAGGATTTACCATTTCTGTGG gACTACAAGACGACAAAGAAAGG AGTCAAGTGCAACATCGGAGATCCAGAATGCATCCGAGATATTCTCATCAACCCAGCAAAGACCCTTGGTTCCCTTAAGTTCAGGGTTTGGAAGAGTATGTCGACGGCAGTGCAGTATG TGCCCGTCACCCTGGACCCAAATACTGCTCATCCAAATCTCAAGTTCTCCGAGGAGCTGACCCAGGTGCAGTTCTGCAGTAAACAGCCGGTGCCGGACAATCTGGAGCGCTGCACGAGCCGAGTGTGCGTCCTGGCAGCCGCCGGCTACGTCTCCGGCAAGCACAGCTGGACTGTGGACGTGGGTCAGGGCAAAAACTGGTCCATCGGAGTGGTCAGCGAGTCCATCAAGAGGAAAACCTCGGTGTTCCCATGTCCGCTAGAAGGCTTCTGGATCATTGTCCAGCAGAGTGACTCCCTGTGCGCTCAGACGTCCCCACTCACTAAACTTGTGCTGAAGACCAGCCCACGCAGGATCAGCATCGAGCTGGACTACGACAAGGGGAAAGTGCTTTTCAGTAATGCGGATGATTCGACTCTGATCCATAAATTTAAGGACAAATTCACGGAGCGGATCTTCCCCTACTTCTCCCCCGGACTGTATGACGAATATAAGATCTCTCACCCGCTCATCATCTGCCCTCGGCCCCTgagtgaggtcgatggacgacTGGGCGTTAAAATGTAA
- the LOC128771387 gene encoding protein FAM180B, whose amino-acid sequence MRATKSLLVICLLVTVSLWPKLPLQDVSAGQNPPRSPILDENLMFEFLLGGIRMNRDNNIVLLDEEMASTRPGRALLAQINDNIPRNPSSMMQMVKALKRSRGRPLAQDQFHDLVLSSVYSAYQAQRQEEEEEQQVWAEVLLQLANVTVRELRGRYLHIYPIK is encoded by the exons ATGAGAGCAACAAAGTCACTGCTGGTGATTTGCCTGCTGGTGACCGTGAGTCTTTGGCCCAAGCTGCCGCTGCAGG ATGTGTCTGCTGGTCAGAACCCTCCCCGCTCACCAATCTTAGATGAGAACCTGATGTTTGAG TTTCTGCTGGGCGGGATCAGAATGAACCGGGACAACAACATTGTCCTGCTCGATGAGGAGATGGCGTCCACGCGACCGGGCCGAGCTTTGCTGGCTCAAATCAACGATAACATTCCCAGAAATCCAAGCTCCATGATGCAGATGGTGAAGGCGCTCAAGAGGTCGCGGGGTCGCCCGCTGGCTCAGGATCAGTTCCACGATCTGGTGCTCAGCTCGGTGTACTCGGCATACCAGGCTCAGcgccaggaggaggaagaggagcagcaggtctGGGCTGAGGTCCTCCTGCAGCTGGCCAACGTCACCGTCCGTGAGTTACGTGGCCGGTATCTCCACATCTACCCCAttaaatga
- the ddb2 gene encoding DNA damage-binding protein 2 isoform X1, with translation MKSKPSKSSGADSKARAKNPPGEKSAPTLAKKLRNKKSEASKLSLLQRSVGVQRSGHGSILHFIYKSTLGQSLHSQMRQCLQEPFVRSLSSYHFNGSVSPFDRRITCLEWHPTNPTTLAVASKGGDIYLWDYDSPSKKTFIQGNGAGDFIGGMKFCPTDFSRLYVASGEGTLTMQSLEGGPHSIVSRTIDCNHEHHNVCFWYCCVDVSVSRQMLVTGDNMGELSLLGLDGRKIFSGKLHKAKVTHAEFNTRCDWLLATASVDHTVKLWDLRNLKDKTSSLHLLPHDKAVNSAYFNPSDCSKLLTTDQYDQIRVYSSSDWSKPQHIIQHPHRQFQHLTPIKATWHPTYDLIVAGCYPDDRVFCGDQRTIDIFDSNTAELVCQLQDPNAPGIKSINKFNPLGDAIGSGMGVTALVWSRTSLLVEGESTQKGETSFSGQGARGQGRGQQAARRGRKGPTDTKLKKKLASLEESVKVKTKGTKRISKK, from the exons ATGAAGAGCAAACCGAGCAAGTCCAGTGGAGCTGATTCAAAGGCGAGAGCGAAGAACCCACCCGGAGAAAAGTCGGCTCCCACTCTTGCTAAAAAACTACGAAACAAGAAAAGCGAAGCGTCGAAACTAA GTTTGCTTCAGCGCTCAGTGGGAGTCCAGAGGAGTGGACATGGGAGCATCCTCCACTTCATTTACAAGAGCACTTTAGGACAAAGTCTCCACTCTCAAATGAGACAG TGTCTGCAGGAGCCTTTCGTCCGCTCTTTATCGTCGTACCACTTCAATGGATCTGTTAGCCCCTTCGACCGCAGAATCACCTGCCTGGAGTGGCATCCCACCAACCCGACCACCCTGGCCGTTGCCTCAAAGGGCGGAGATATTTATCTGTGGGACTACGACTCACCGTCAAAGAAAACCTTCATTCAAGGG AACGGAGCTGGAGACTTCATTGGAGGGATGAAGTTTTGCCCCACGGACTTCTCCAGACTCTATGTTGCTTCCGGAGAGGGCACTTTGACCATGCAGAGCCTTGAGGGTGGTCCGCACTCTATTGTGTCCCGAACAATAGATTGTAACCATGAGCATCACAATGTTTG TTTCTGGTATTGCTGCGTGGACGTGTCTGTCAGCCGGCAGATGCTGGTGACAGGAGACAACATGGGGGAGCTCTCGCTTCTTGGTTTGGATGGACGGAAG ATCTTCAGTGGCAAGTTGCATAAAGCCAAAGTGACTCACGCAGAGTTTAACACCCGCTGTGATTGGTTGCTGGCGACTGCTTCGGTCGATCACACGGTGAAACTTTGGGACCTCAGGAATCTCAAAGACAAGACGAGTTCCCTCCATCTCCTGCCTCACGACAAAGCAGTCAACTCAG CCTATTTTAACCCGTCAGACTGCTCCAAACTCCTCACCACTGACCAGTATGACCAGATCCGGGTGTATTCATCGTCCGACTGGTCGAAGCCGCAGCACATCATCCAGCATCCGCACAGACAGTTTCAGCACCTCACTCCGATCAAG GCCACATGGCATCCCACGTATGACCTGATTGTGGCGGGCTGTTACCCCGACGACCGGGTCTTCTGCGGCGATCAGAGGACCATCGACATTTTTGACTCCAACACAGCCGAGCTTGTGTGTCAGCTGCAAGATCCCAACGCCCCCGGAATCAAGTCT ATAAACAAGTTCAACCCTCTGGGAGATGCTATCGGCTCGGGCATGG GTGTAACAGCCTTGGTTTGGAGCCGAACGTCGCTGCTGGTGGAAGGTGAATCCACGCAGAAGGGGGAAACTTCTTTCTCAGGTCAGGGTGCACGAGGTCAGGGGAGGGGTCAGCAGGCGGCCAGACGGGGCAGAAAAGGACCAACCGACACAAAGCTGAAGAAGAAACTGGCTTCGCTGGAGGAGTCTGTCAAGGTCAAGACCAAGGGCACCAAGCGCATCTCAAAAAAATGA
- the ddb2 gene encoding DNA damage-binding protein 2 isoform X2, with protein sequence MKSKPSKSSGADSKARAKNPPGEKSAPTLAKKLRNKKSEASKLSLLQRSVGVQRSGHGSILHFIYKSTLGQSLHSQMRQCLQEPFVRSLSSYHFNGSVSPFDRRITCLEWHPTNPTTLAVASKGGDIYLWDYDSPSKKTFIQGMGAGDSITGMKFNQLNPSQLFISSMGGTTSLQDFNGTTITVFCYTDTLNFWYCCVDVSVSRQMLVTGDNMGELSLLGLDGRKIFSGKLHKAKVTHAEFNTRCDWLLATASVDHTVKLWDLRNLKDKTSSLHLLPHDKAVNSAYFNPSDCSKLLTTDQYDQIRVYSSSDWSKPQHIIQHPHRQFQHLTPIKATWHPTYDLIVAGCYPDDRVFCGDQRTIDIFDSNTAELVCQLQDPNAPGIKSINKFNPLGDAIGSGMGVTALVWSRTSLLVEGESTQKGETSFSGQGARGQGRGQQAARRGRKGPTDTKLKKKLASLEESVKVKTKGTKRISKK encoded by the exons ATGAAGAGCAAACCGAGCAAGTCCAGTGGAGCTGATTCAAAGGCGAGAGCGAAGAACCCACCCGGAGAAAAGTCGGCTCCCACTCTTGCTAAAAAACTACGAAACAAGAAAAGCGAAGCGTCGAAACTAA GTTTGCTTCAGCGCTCAGTGGGAGTCCAGAGGAGTGGACATGGGAGCATCCTCCACTTCATTTACAAGAGCACTTTAGGACAAAGTCTCCACTCTCAAATGAGACAG TGTCTGCAGGAGCCTTTCGTCCGCTCTTTATCGTCGTACCACTTCAATGGATCTGTTAGCCCCTTCGACCGCAGAATCACCTGCCTGGAGTGGCATCCCACCAACCCGACCACCCTGGCCGTTGCCTCAAAGGGCGGAGATATTTATCTGTGGGACTACGACTCACCGTCAAAGAAAACCTTCATTCAAGGG ATGGGCGCTGGAGACTCCATTACAGGCATGAAGTTTAACCAGTTAAACCCCAGTCAGCTATTCATCTCATCTATGGGCGGAACGACTTCCCTCCAAGATTTCAATGGGACAACTATAACAGTGTTTTGCTATACAGACACCCTGAA TTTCTGGTATTGCTGCGTGGACGTGTCTGTCAGCCGGCAGATGCTGGTGACAGGAGACAACATGGGGGAGCTCTCGCTTCTTGGTTTGGATGGACGGAAG ATCTTCAGTGGCAAGTTGCATAAAGCCAAAGTGACTCACGCAGAGTTTAACACCCGCTGTGATTGGTTGCTGGCGACTGCTTCGGTCGATCACACGGTGAAACTTTGGGACCTCAGGAATCTCAAAGACAAGACGAGTTCCCTCCATCTCCTGCCTCACGACAAAGCAGTCAACTCAG CCTATTTTAACCCGTCAGACTGCTCCAAACTCCTCACCACTGACCAGTATGACCAGATCCGGGTGTATTCATCGTCCGACTGGTCGAAGCCGCAGCACATCATCCAGCATCCGCACAGACAGTTTCAGCACCTCACTCCGATCAAG GCCACATGGCATCCCACGTATGACCTGATTGTGGCGGGCTGTTACCCCGACGACCGGGTCTTCTGCGGCGATCAGAGGACCATCGACATTTTTGACTCCAACACAGCCGAGCTTGTGTGTCAGCTGCAAGATCCCAACGCCCCCGGAATCAAGTCT ATAAACAAGTTCAACCCTCTGGGAGATGCTATCGGCTCGGGCATGG GTGTAACAGCCTTGGTTTGGAGCCGAACGTCGCTGCTGGTGGAAGGTGAATCCACGCAGAAGGGGGAAACTTCTTTCTCAGGTCAGGGTGCACGAGGTCAGGGGAGGGGTCAGCAGGCGGCCAGACGGGGCAGAAAAGGACCAACCGACACAAAGCTGAAGAAGAAACTGGCTTCGCTGGAGGAGTCTGTCAAGGTCAAGACCAAGGGCACCAAGCGCATCTCAAAAAAATGA